ctaaccacagccttaaactctgagatcctgcgatccctcctgcatcgacataccaacgggggtttaggtttctgtcactccggcaaccccgcaattggcaaacgagtacaagatgcattcccctaggcccataaatggtgaagtgtcatgtagtcgacgttcacatgacaccactagaagaataacaccacaacttaaatatcacaccattgaatattactcaaccatagttcactactaacatttagacttcacccatgtcctcaagaactaaacgaactactcacaagacatcatacggaacatgatcagaggtgatatgatgatgaataacaatctgaacataaacttggttcaatggtttcactcaatagcatcaacaacaagtagaaatcgataccgggagagtttcccctatcaaacaatcaagatcaaacccaaattgctacggcggtggcggtgtccagcggtgatgacggcggtgatgatggtggagatgatgatgatggtgatggcgatgatgtccagctcgatgacggtgtcgatggcgtcgatttccccctcccggagggaatttccccggcggattcctgcccgccggagagctcttttctctctggtgttctccgccccgcagaggcggctgtaactcttcgtgaggtaccctctgtggcttaggtcttcgggacgaagggtttggcgaagaaaaggaggcaaaaagggtcgtgggccccccagaccataggccggcgcggccagggcctgggccgcgccgccctagggtgtgggcccaccctggctgctcctggctcctccttctggcttccttcgtcatcttgaaaaataggatttttggtataatttccttccagagttgatcttccgaaatattgcattctgacggtgctttttccagcagaatcctggctccagtgttcgatcctccaataatgatgaaacatgcaaaatagatgaaataacataagtattgtgtcccaatatgaaatatatcaatgaataacagcaaattatgatataaaatagtgatgcaaattggacgtatcaaagtTCTTTGTACAATGCCATTATCCAACCGGAAATACCAGTTAATAAAaacaagaagatttggaagataaAAATACcgttcaaaattaaaaaaattggcTAGTATTTGTCTCGAGGAGTAATCCTAGCCAAAGATAATCTTGCGAAACACAATTGGCATGGGAGTACGAGTGTGTTTTTTATCAACACAACGAGATAattaaacacttgttcttcgaATTTCGCTTTGCCAGGTCTATATGGTCATGCATCCAAGTAGCTTCTGATatgtatcccccgactagtgtggccGATATCTTTGGTAATTGGCTTCTTGGTATCGATCACAGATTTAGAACGTTTATTAGGGTGGAGGCGCTTGCCATTATATGATCGCTATGGCTGTGTAGAAATGACAAAGTTTTTAATGACAAGAATTATTCTctcttgcaggttatctacagatgtaTCGCTACTCTTCGTTCGTGATCTGCACTGCAGAAGGTGGAGAATCGCGACCTGTTTACGgatgtctgtacacggttggaggacacggcgagggatactttttccctacatgggtggcagcataatctacggattggGCCTCCGCCTTCACCTTAAGCACTTTACAATTGCTCATATCTGATATGTAATTTGCTTTTTTAGCACCCCACACTTTTGAGACGttttgaacggctgtgtgcatcttagctatgcagatATCGGGTGTAATTGCTTCTCtataagtaataaagcatccattATCAAAAAATATAAACTAATCATTCTTTTTGTTGATGCAGCAGAGGAGGAGATTAGCTAACGACAGTTTGAATCAGACTGGGTAGCTGACGTCATCGACGTAGCTGTCCAGTGGAGGATCTGAACTACCATGGACTTGTGTCACAAGGGTTGACCACCTCAACGCCCGTTTGAGTTCCTGGGCGTCACTACTTGCCATACCACACAGGAAAGTAACTCAATCTATCTTTTTATGTTTCTACATGATACTCTATGGCCCACACAATCAATTGTTGTTTCTGACCTAGATGATGATGATCTAATATGTTGTTTCTTCTGATTTGTTACACACCAAAGGTATGATGCCTAGATTCTAAATTCCACGCACCAATTTTCCTAAATTTCTCAAAATCATGTATAATTGAGTTTATAATCTTTTCTTGGTTAGATCTGATAGTTCCTTATTCTTCACACTTCTCAATTTCTAGCAACTATGTGAATCTAACTTATTTCCTCTGATTGCAGGTTACAAACAATGGATTGCACTGTTGTAATATTAGATACTGCTCCCACAAGGATAATTTAAGATTGCTGCAGTTCCCAACAATACCGAAGAAAGGTCTAGAGAAAATGATGGACTAAAAAATAGATTTGGTGTTGTGATAAATCAGGTATTCTTTGATGTCATAAATTTTCAACTTATTAGCAAACTACGATTGGTgttgattcaaatatgcatgaccattccttgccaaaaaaaaatTCTGAAGTTAAGCAGCCTTTTGGGAACTAAGTAACTAAATTCAAGGGCCATCTGATACTTAAATTTCCTATATTGTACTCATTTCAATAATTTGTCCTATAACATTTTGAAATATGGGTGAACTTTGAAACCTTCTTTCTTGTGGTgtgactagtacaaatgcccgtgcgttgccacgggaaaCAATATAGAATTTTTTACCGCATATGCAAAGAAAACACACTGCAAATTCACACGATGAAAAGAGATGGCTAGATAATATTGCAAGAAAAATACTTTGCCCAAAAGATAGCTCAATATGAAATGTAATTCTACATCATATGCATGAAGGCAACAACCAATAATTATCTCTGCATGCCAAGATTTCACTTCATTCCTATCTTGCAGCAGACGACTTCAAAAAACAACTTTAATATGCATTTGAAATCAAAGATGTCTTCCTTTGACTAATTTCATTtttaatccatatacatcttgacGGTACATGTTTAGAAAAGACCCTGaaacaaataaaaataatatCTTGTTTCATACATGACGTAAAGGAAGTGAAAGATTGTTTCAGTAGCCTAAGGTTGTCTTCAAGACACATGCAAAGTTGCAAATGCAAAAGAGAATGTATCTAAGAGAATGTATGCTTTTTTATTTACATAGACATAGTAATAGAAACATCCATATTCTTGAGATTTCGATTAGGGGCGCAAATATCTCGCTTTTTCTACCTACCATTTAATTATCCTAATTTATCCATCTGGCCTTACTGAAATGCTTTCAATCAAGACGAAAAACATTATTGTTTACCACAATAACTTAATAGAATCAATACTGCAGTTCAACACATCGAGACCTGGCCACGACTGCAACCTGCAAAACTGAACTAAATAAGGATGCTAATTCGAGGAAGATCATACTTTTCTGGTTCTAAGAGGAGAAAAGGCCCACATCGACCATCACATCTGAAATATAATTGATTGCGAAACGGGAACATGGAGAGGTGCGTAGCTCTTGCCTTTAGCCCTGTACATGCACACATCCTTACAGCCTTTGTACTTTGACCACAGCCCTAGCATATAGATGTACATATGCAAGCAGAAAGAGGGTCAGAATGAAGCAGAATAAAAAAGGTCTTCAGTAGAGCTATAATATTTTTTTCCTTTAATGCTCCAAATTTTTGCACATAACTCGGTAATGTTTATCATTACATAACGACCTAATATTTATATCTATTATTCGGTTATAGAAGCTAACTACATAATGCTGTCTGAACTTGATCTCACATTCTTTTTATGATAGAAATAGAAATAAAGACAACTTTAAATATTTGTTCATATAAAACCAAGAGAAAAAGCCCAAAGATAATTCATTCATAAATAAAAAGGTGTTGGCTAGTATAGCAGTATTGAGCCTTATTACCTGAATTCCCCATAGATGTCTAGCATACACCGGTACCTACTCATGATAATCTGGTTGATACCCGTGGCTAGTTACATGAAAAAAAAGGAAATGATGTGATTAACCTATAGTTGTGCCTTATGTGATGATTTAGAAAGAAACACCATATTTGACGCACCCCGTTGTTGATCTGCTAGTGCTAGCCCTATCCTCCCTCCACGCAAGCACGTGCCATCAGCTCCTCCGACCAATTCGCCCTCCTCGGGTCCTAGGACGGCAAGATCCGGTGATGTCGTGGCCCGTGGCCATCAGTGGGGTCAGGGCCGTGTCATCATCTCCCTGGATGCCTCAATGGCGCATCGACTGATCTCCTCCTCGCCGATCTCCTCGCGGAAGCCACAGGAGGAAGTGGCGCCGGAGGAGGAAGTGACACAAGATCGCGAGCTAAATAGCACCCCGGCCGATACTTCTGAATTCCATAATATAGATCATAAAGACAACTCAAGTAACAATCATGATTACCAGAAGATCACCATTTCAGGATTTAAGTTCCTCGGAGAGGATTGCCCATCTGGTTATCGTAAAAATTGAGATGTTACAAAAGTATCAGTGTCCAATAAATTAATTGGAAGCCTATGTACTCCTCTAAACCCGGCCCAAACTATTAAATAATCTTAATAGAGAAGTAGTTCTCACACTTGAGAAATAAACCCAAAATATCTTCAATTGCCGAGTAGACCAAGTTTATAGATATACTCATGTGGTGATACTCGCCTACTCAAGTAGACGAATCATCTATGCATAGCATATGTAAAACTACACGCTAGTGTGAAACGATTATAGATAGATGAACTATTCAGATTACCCAAAATAATAGCGGGTGCTTCCTGATTAAAAAGATGAACGATTCAGAAGAGAGCATATGTAAAATGGTAGGACTGTTATGTACCTTGCAAATTTAGGTAAGCAGATTATTATGTCTCTCATGGTTACGAGCCCAGTTAGATTCTGAAACATTACAATGCACATCCCCAAAGTTCTTTCGTTCACGTGAATCAAAAGCAGTATTGGACCATGTCCTTAGCAATTATAAAAGCGTCAATAGTCAAAGCTGCACAATGGTCACACAGAACAACAAATACACCACAGAGGCATTAAATCAAATACTTGAAGAGCAATCGACTTCACCTTATTAGAATATCGTGGATACGATCTGGAGCGGGGTGTGAATGTATCCCGTGTCGGTGGCCTACCTGAGCTCGATACAACCCACGCATGGATGCTCCCTTGCAAGTATCTAGAGCTTGAATTCAATCTTCGTTCTAGGATCCACAAATATGCAGATCGAGAAGAATTCGAGGGCCACGAGTACTACCTGTAGAACTTGAAGGGGACGACAATGACGAGGCAGAGCGTGAGTTTGAAGTTAAATCGACCTGACGAAGTTAGAAATTGGCGAGCGGTTCCTCGCTCCCAACGCTCCGTGCATGGCCTGGCAGAGCGGAGGAGGACGGGGATGGAGGCGGAAATGCATATGAGGAgcatggaggtaccaacctgtgaGAACGAATTTTTGTGATCGGAGGCATCTCTGGAGCTTGTCAATGTAGGAGAAACATTTACCATCAGCCGCCGTGGTCTCTAATCAGGTCGGTATGTTGCGGTACATAGAGGCGGCTAGGCTCGCGTGGCGGCCTCGTGTGCTGGCTTGTGGAGACCGACTGCGTTGACGGTCGATGCGGCGGCGCCGTTGGGACTCGCGCGACATCGGCAGGTAGGCTCGAATGGAGGTATCGCTTACTGGCTCGTGGCGGACGACGACATGCTGGATCGAGGCGGCGGTGTCGCGGAGACTCGCGTGGCGGCGATGCGCAGGGTCGTGTGTTTGGCGGCTGACGGCGCGTGCAGGATCGAGGTGGCGGTGCCGGAGAGACTCGCCCACGGCGACCGACAGGCTCGTGTAGCGCCGCCACAATGTGGCAGGGATGTTTCGGAGTCTGGGAGATCAAAGCGATGGTGATTTTTTGGGGAACAAAAGGAGAGATAATTGTCTCCCGGCGTCCCATTTTATTTTCCAAATATGTGGATGTGATGTATTAATGAGATTTATGTAGGCTGAAATCATGGAATCTTCCTAGACGTCCTATTTTATTTTCCAAATATGTAGGCTGAAATTATGGAGTCTTCCAATTCTATTTTTCAAATATGTGGATTTCAGCGGTGTGTTAATGGAATTTATGTAGGATGAAATAATGGAGTTTGGGTGTACGTCATTTATTTTGGAAACTTTCTGAAATCTTGTTGTTTATTGGGAGGACGAAATGGTCTAATGAAATTTAGGGGCTTATTATGTAAATGTCTGAGGAAGGTAATTTGTGAGATTACCATAGCGTGATTCCTGGGTTGATGATTCCTAAAGCGGCCCAGGCTGATTAAATGCGCGAGTTGATATTCTGGGAAAGTTAGGATGACCAAAGTGCTAGATTGCAGCGTGAGTGATATTGACTGATTGATTGCTGGATTGGAGCGTGAGACTTTCCCTGTTTTGGTGGGACGGACGACCAAAAGGACGACGAAAGTAGGGGAGAAGAGGGAACACGTTCGTTCTTTTTAAATAGTAGAGAAACATGAAATGGATATAGCAGGAGCTGAATTGCATTAGACTCCACGCTAGCAGTACAACACCTGGACCTCTCTTTCTCTCTAACACACATTAGATAATAGGACATCGTCAGTAATCGGACCGCGGTGGCAATGCTTGTAGTTTTGTCTAGCCTAGATACTTTTTTTAGAAACGTTGGGCCTAGATACTAAGATACACTTTTACCATCGCCGTGCAGGTGTGAGCGAAGTTAGCCAAGATTGAGGTTGAACATTAGTGGCTGGGAGGCTATATATGGGCGACGAGATCTAGCGTCAGTGATGGGCGGCCCTCCCTCTCCTGCCTTGAACTCCCTCGCGCGTCATGCAGCTTGGGGGTCCCGTCGGCATCCACAACACACTTCCCTAGATTGAGGCACCGACAACCTTCACCAGCGCGCAAGGGGAGAAGGGGAGATACACGGAGAAGCAATGGCGGCGGCCGGCCAGAGTGCTGCGAGCAATTATTCTAGGTCATCCTTGAGTCCCGTCTCCATCTGGTAACCCCCTCCACAAGATCGCAACTCCATCTTCGGATGGAGCTCACATCTCTGCTTATGTTTTTATATTGTTGTCTGTCCAAATGTGGAGTAGACCTTAGGATTTTCCCAGGAGTTGTCTGTTTTGGTTTCGATTTGGGTTAGAAGAATTTGGAGGTAAGGTCCATGATGTGTTAGTCTTTTGTTCGGATCTGTATCTAGCGGCAGCAACACTATTTTTGCATATGTCGTTTCCATTTAGACCATGAATTTGCTTACTCATTTGCCTGCGTCTTACAATGAGTACTATATATAGATGGAGGGTTGGTACGTGCAGATAATAGCTCATTTTGAATCTACCAGCACAGGTAAATTGGTGCTAGATTCAGTTTTTTGTCTACATGTGTGTCCCCATTTTACATCCTGATGATTCTGCTTAGCGACAGCTTGTACGATTGAAATAAGTGTACCCGCGAGCAGAAAACAAACttctaaactacatgcaaaattgCAATACCTTTTTATTCTGATTTTAACGAGTATGGAGCTGGTTTGATGTGTCGCCAACATGTTGTCATATATGGTCAGCTTTGGTATGTCCCATTAACAACTATAGTTTTTTTTTGCTTTCATAGGGAATTTGTCCATGAAGTCCTCAGCGATGCATGTGTTGGAACTCCCTATTATACGCCGACGCACTACTCCTTGCATGTGATATTCATAGAAATTCAATGTTTCTATTTTTTGATTTATACACTGATGTATATGCTTCAAACCTCTGACTGATCCCTAAGAGCATAATGCAACCTAACTGACAAGAAATTATCTCTAGATCATGTAAATCTAATTTACTAGCAATCTAATGAAACAATTTTCTACCTGCTAGAACATGGATGGGCACATGAAAGTATCTTATAATTTATTGATATACATTGTGCATTAATTTTCTTCCTTACTAAGTAAAGAATTTCATTGTTTCAGATATTGGCGGTTGGTCTAACAGGTGAAAATTAGACAAATGTTAGAGAACTTGGTTGCATTTCCTGACATATTCCTAAATTCAGGTTTAACATTTGTGTGTCTTGTAAAGGAAGAATATTTATTCAATGGGAGGCGACGTTCACGTCGACGGCGAGACGCATATGGTGGGTTCGTCAATTTAAGATCCAAACCACCGGCTCAGTCTTCCAAAAGTGCTCATAGAGATAGGGTGTACGTGTGTGCATTCATAAGGTAAGTGTATGCACATATATATAAGCGTCTACATTGTACtgtctgtgtttctcaaaaaaaaaaaatcgaccGAGAAATTAATTAACCAGAAACTCCCCGAAGAAGAAGACCGGAGTGAAAACAAGATGGAAATACATTGCTCAAAACGGGCCAGAAGTGCCGACCCAATCTTCTAGGCCCATGTCACCAAAGCCTTGTAGGCCTAGCCTTGCCACCGGGATCTCATTCACATTCTCAGAAAACGAAAACAGAAAAACAGAGATCTCATTCACGAGCGCAGTTAGGGTTTTCCGCACAGagctcgcgccgccgccaagaACAGACCAAGGCCGGAGGAAGCAACACCGCGGTAGCCATGGTCAGCAACACCTCACCTGTCCTCGCCCTCTCCATTATGACCCTGTTGTGCTTTTCCGTTCGTACTGCTCGTACTTGGATCACGGATGCGCTTGGAAATTGTGTCTCGTGCGTTCTAGATCTAGTTTTTGTGTTTGATTCGAGACGGCGCGTTAGTTCGGCGAGAAAGCGCTTCTTCATTGTGGTGCGCTAGGGGTCGGGCTGTGATTCTTTTGTGGAGACTATGTTTGATTTTGGATGATGTTTACGTTTACTGCTCAGTAATTTTGCTGTGTGCATATTACAGTATGCAAATTTGAGCACTGCCATGTATATGTTGTTAGCTTGTTTAGATATCTCGTAGCTTTTTTGGTTGAGCAAAACCCCTAGTTTCGCAGTAGACTTTGTGTATCGAAATGATTAGAAGTGCATAATGACAGTTGGATAAATGTACCGTGGGGatgagagagagggagggagggagccaTAGAAAGGCAAATAATGGTTGTGGATACCACTAGAATCAGACATAAAATTAATTTGAATGAAAAATGGATGTTCAGCAAGTTATAATTTAGGAAAGGATGCTTGTGATTTGTTAGACAATTATGATTCTTGTATGACGTTTGAACTTTTTCTATGCCGAGTTAATAATAAGTAAATTTTGCATCCTTGTTCACATGGTTTTTAACGTGATGTTATCCCACTTGAGCTAATTTTTTTAGCACTTGATTATTTTAGCCTTGGATATATGCATGGTTCCTGCAATATGAACAAATATTAGATTTAAGCTTCTTGCTAACTTTGTACAGAACACCTTAGCTGATTATTTAACTAACTTGTGATAGGATTGGTGCTACTATCCTGACTTTTCTTTCTATGAATATAAATATCTTAAAAGTAAATACAGTTTATTTCTATGCAAAGTGCATGTCATATAGGATGTTACCCATCAGGTTTCCCCAAAGGATGTGTTTCTTGTCCACTCATTTCTGTGTAGCAAACAAAAGTGACCAATACGAATTTTTTCATTGTTACAAATTAAGCCGTTTGAGCTGTTTTGGGATTAAGTATGCTATTTGATTTGTAGGTGAACGTTCCAAAAACCAGGAAGACCTACTGCAAGAACAAGGAGTGCAAGAAGCACACACTTCACAAGGTTACCCAATACAAGAAGGGGAAGGATAGCCTTTCTGCTCAGGGAAAGCGTCGTTATGATCGCAAACAGTCAGGATATGGTGGGCAGACAAAGCCTGTTTTCCACAAGAAGGTTTGTTGCTGATTCCCCCAAGTCCAACAGGATTTGAATGATAATCGTTAGCTGCTTCGCGAACTTTCAGTATTGTTCCTTTGATGCTTCTTTGCCTCTGGTTGTTGCGATTTTGCGAATGACACCTACTTAATTTTTTTTCCTTCTGGTTGTTTGATACTATGGTTTCTTTCAGGCCAAGACAACAAAGAAGATTGTGCTAAAACTTCAGTGCCAGAGCTGCAAGCACTACTCTCAGCGTGCGATCAAGGTCCTTATATCTCTCCTTTGTTTTCCGCACTAGAGTATTCTACCACTTAGAATCGTATCTGATTTTCTCTTTGCAACCTATCTTCAGAGGTGCAAGCACTTTGAGATCGGTGGAGACAAGAAGGGAAAGGGAACTTCTCTCTTCTAAGCTGATGGTAGCCATGTTGTCCTACATTCAAGTTTCTGCCAGAAGTTACCATTAAGGATGTTTTTCTTTTATTGTGCTAGTGAGATGCATCTGCTGTAATACCTTATGCTTTGCATGTGTATCAACTGTTCGGTATGATCTTATCCATACATAGTCTACTGAGTTATATTTCATGCCAGAAGTTCTGAGTTGAAGTGCAATACATGGTTTCTGTTAATCGAGCATTCTCTTAGCGTTCCTGGTGGTTGAGCAGCAGCTTCTAATGCTTATCTTGTCAAGTCGTTTTAGACCCTTTGCAGTTTGCATCGACTGTTGTCTTTCTATCTGGCCTAAAAGCAAGAAGCTATTGTCCCTTGGATTCAAGGCAAGCTTATTAGAACCATTTCATGTTTGTTTTGGCATCATGAACTAGAATTTCTGCTCAAATACTTTTTTGTTGAGCACCTTCTTGTCTTAAATGTCTAAAACTAGAATTTTGCATTGATCTTAGTTGCCTGGAAATATTTGGGCAGATGGATGAACATGAACATGAAACAAACTTTGCTGTCTTCTATAAAACCAAGCTATGCCTATAGCGtactcaaaaagaaaaaaagaaacacGAAATGAACTAGGGGTCAGATATGGAGATGTGTTCGGCAGCTTCGTTTGCGGCAAGTAATTCAAAGGTGGATTTTGTCCAGAATGTTTTCTCGGCCAAAGCACATGCATTGAAGCAAGGATTGTTGGTAGCTCAATAGCTAGGATGCAATACAGTGATCGTTAACTCTGATCTTGTGGAGGCGGTGGTGCTTAGTCCCACGGCATCGCAGCTGCAATTTTCGATGACTGCTAccatttgtccatgggattttcGAAAGTCCAGTTTAACTATAGTCACGGGGATTTAAATGTTGTAGCTTATGAGTTTGCAGCTAGAGGATCAATTCAAAATGTATGGTTGGATGATCTATCGGCATCGATTAGAACAACAATTATCAATAAATAACAAGTTATAAAAACGAAGTGATTGTTTGGGACTGGAATTATAGTGGATAACTGCAAACTCTCGTGTGCGTCCACCATTTTATCATGTGTGTCCCGTCCATCTAGagtgtgtttggtagcctgggGGAACTCAGATATTCTCATCTTAACCTAGCTAAACCAACGTTTTGTTGTTTGTTAGGTCGGCTCGAGCCATCCCAGTAGTGCCCATCTCATACAGAAAAGCCCTTTCAGCCAGGTCGGGTTGGGAAGCTCAAATTGAGCTTCACAACTCAACCCGGTCGAGCTCATCCCGCAATACACTGTACCAGTCCCACGCGCCCCACCCTAGCCCTCACCCCCATCTCTTTCTATCTCATTTTCCCCATCCTTCTCCTCTCCCGTCGGCCTCCTGCCCCCACACCTTCCTTCCCGTCGGCGCCCTCCCGTACCACGACCTCCCTCCTGCCGGCGACCTCCCTACGCACGGTTTCCATCTCGCCGGCGCCCTCTCGCCCCACGCCGGGCAGAGGCGGCTGCTCGCAGCAGCCATTCACGGAAGCTCCCAAGCCGGCCCTTCTCCCGCCGGCGCCCTCCCGACCCACGCCGGGCAGAGGCGGATGCTCGCGCGGGCGGAGGCCGAAGCTCCCAGGCCGGCCCTCCTCCCGCTTCGCCATCTCCCTCGCAGCGCTCGACCGTACCTCCACAGGCAGCGCCCTGCGCCGGTGGAGGACCTCCGCTTCCCTAGCGCGGTCTGCGGCAAGGCGTTCGCTCCACAACAGCCATCCACGAATGGCACATCTCGCCGCTACGTCCGCCACGAGCTGCTCCATCCACCGCCATGGTCGGAGTACATGGTGGTCACATGAACCAAGGAGCTGAttgcttttttccttttttgtttaGGGACTTTTCTGTAAAAATCTGGACTCAGCAGCATCTCTGCTCATACCACCACCAAACAACATGTGGACTGAGAATCTCTCAGTAGACGCAGACTACCAAATAAGGCAAAAAATCTCAACCTACCTAGCATAGCTAAGATCATCATGTATGAGGTGAGACACACATATTGAGATGACccgacctaccaaacacaccccTAGGGTTCCGTCCTCCTCGCCGGCGATACCGCCGGTCCACTCCGTCTCCGGTGGCCTTGGGGCCTGGATGTGTGGTGGACCACGGTCCCTCGCCGGCGGGGAGTTTTTGTTCTTAATTTAGTTTGTTTTTCAGTCTCTTTTTtgggatggtgaggcggcggctacatcctgaagttagaataaggtcctccctgtcctatcctcgctccggtggtgcatCTAGTGCTGACGGAGGGTGCGTGGAGTTGTGTGCCCGTCAGATCAACTGGGATCCGGTCGGTTTTCGTGTTTGTTGGTGTGGTTTCAT
This region of Lolium perenne isolate Kyuss_39 chromosome 2, Kyuss_2.0, whole genome shotgun sequence genomic DNA includes:
- the LOC127333576 gene encoding large ribosomal subunit protein eL42z/eL42y, with protein sequence MVNVPKTRKTYCKNKECKKHTLHKVTQYKKGKDSLSAQGKRRYDRKQSGYGGQTKPVFHKKAKTTKKIVLKLQCQSCKHYSQRAIKRCKHFEIGGDKKGKGTSLF